In Podospora pseudopauciseta strain CBS 411.78 chromosome 3, whole genome shotgun sequence, one genomic interval encodes:
- the NST1 gene encoding Stress response protein nst1 (COG:Z; EggNog:ENOG503NU72) — protein MKGNRNPAPPVAASAASQSPSAKGTAKYTNKDGSKFITVPKGSTPVESSQPSPTCASPAPPAPPAVNRKKQKRREKAAAKAAAEQQQQAQNGQPSNGTRSGPQPPQGQPSADVEQHEDEDEEEADAGQDSRDQNQQPPNGTPNGQPAKSKKAKKKKKKNNNVAGASADGSVNGNHVDHRPPPTSRINGRGMSKEKIWNTSSQEERERIKEFWLGLDEVQRKNLVKVEKDAVLKKMKEQQKQTCSCSVCGRKRTAIEEELEGLYDAYYEELEHYANHPHTTSNSSLLSRHHSISFSSIPPNLPHGLPSGPRYTHQPSHGRILEHVDDDADEDEEGEGEEVDYEGEEGEEEYSEEELEDEEEDDEEYSDDEHDPSELHRTEYASDFFNFGNSLTVQGTGNNAYGSSSIGGILTVADDLLKNDGRKFIEMMEQLAERRMATQERVLHPGEQDYEHTNGDRYSHSHPPPDPDDEEEDYEEDEDYEEDEEEYDSQEEEEDPMTDEQRMEEGRRMFQIFAARMFEQRVLTAYREKVAKERQAKLLEEIEAENQQDAQRKAKKAKEAQRRKDRAARKKEALAEEKARKEAEKAAEEAARKEEEERKQAEAKQRAEEKRKRREAQKKAEEEERLRKEAERQRKIHEREENERKAREAKEREKKAREEARLREKEQKEREARERREQQERDKREKEAKAKAERESREQAKETKEKRKKEERAAQKAAAIAATAAAATTPSVTLPKRPAQQSATAIPALAQSSASFASPLITVATPALPMAPTPVRPRQPSQQESSGIQTSGVGFPPGVAPSHSQSPHPLTPIQASPGPIGPPSKSGLTGPNLFGGQASQHAASPLSAQPSKPVPMHPSPFGMPMGGGGSMPFPPGLGQMPPPGFGSPMHRDPPFSPMNAFRPPPGIVSMPPGLSGPGPNRGFPLHQHHPPGFPGPLDSPVSPMAHLMGPAGMQSNGGTTHSRQGSGSHESGGPQPISKPTPIGRPASVVHGQRPSSSSPSRDFSRNDPDTHLGSSALLDDGDDPIDFAGRPVRFPTASSLPRPGGFGAFGMDPMFPSHPNPWGPQPFGMPPQSHPFPPGPPPGFGVPSPVGSSWGPPPGASFGIPGVLERPTEPRHLTLRKMMRKACEDLGEHDTQAAEGRTGFIPLADIKAQVDRLHINGPPVNFDELLMICETEGNEVNGGGIFELREENGNKSIQYFLNNDRARPQGVLRTVGYHPGSPTSGGGLG, from the exons ATGGGACTCGCAGTGGTCCACAGCCACCTCAAGGCCAACCCTCGGCCGATGTCGAACAGCatgaagacgaggacgaagaggaagcgGATGCCGGTCAAGACTCTCGAgaccaaaaccaacaacctccaaacGGGACTCCTAACGGGCAGCCTGCGAAATCGAAGAAGgcgaaaaaaaagaagaagaaaaacaatAATGTTGCAGGGGCGAGTGCTGACGGTTCGGTGAATGGCAACCACGTTGATCACCGTCCCCCACCAACGTCACGTATCAACGGCCGAGGGATGTCGAAGGAAAAGATTTGGAACACCAGCTCTCAAGAGGAGCGGGAGCGAATCAAGGAATTCTGGCTTGGACTAGATGAGGTGCAGCGCAAGAACCTAGTCAAGGTCGAAAAAGATGCGGTTctcaagaagatgaaggagcAGCAGAAGCAAACTTGCAGTTGCTCGGTTTGCGGGAGGAAAAGGACGGCGATTGAGGAAGAATTGGAAGGGCTCTATGACGCCTATTATGAAGAACTGGAGCACTATGCGAATCATCCTCATACGACCAGTAATTCCTCACTACTTAGTCGCCACCACTCGATTAGTTTTTCGTCTATCCCACCTAATCTACCACACGGCCTTCCAAGCGGGCCGAGATACACCCATCAACCATCTCACGGTCGAATTTTGGAGCACGTTGACGACGATGcggacgaggatgaagaaggcgagggcgaggaagtcGACTatgaaggggaagagggggaggaggagtacaGCGAAGAagagttggaggatgaggaagaagacgacgaggaaTACAGTGACGATGAGCACGACCCATCCGAACTGCACCGAACCGAATACGCTTCCGACTTCTTCAATTTCGGAAATAGCCTGACAGTGCAGG GGACTGGCAATAACGCTTATGGCTCCTCTTCTATAGGCGGCATCCTGACTGTGGCCGACGACTTGCTCAAAAATGACGGTAGAAAATTCATTGAGATGATGGAACAGCTTGCCGAGCGGCGCATGGCCACTCAAGAGCGGGTGCTGCATCCTGGTGAGCAAGACTACGAGCACACGAATGGCGACCGCTACAGCCACAGCCACCCCCCGCCCGATcctgatgacgaggaggaggactatgaagaggatgaggactatgaagaagacgaggaggagtacgacagccaagaagaggaagag GATCCCATGACTGATGAGCAGCGCATGGAAGAGGGCCGTCGGATGTTCCAAATATTTGCTGCTCGCATGTTTGAGCAGCGAGTACTCACAGCCTATCGGGAGAAGGTTGCCAAAGAGCGTCAAGCCAAGCTtctggaggagattgaggctGAGAACCAACAAGATGCCCAACGCAaagccaagaaggccaaggaggcccAGCGACGCAAAGATAGAGCGGCCCGGAAGAAGGAAGCTCTAGCTGAGGAGAAAGCTCGCAAGGAAGCCGAAAAGGCTGCCGAAGAAGCCGCGCGtaaagaggaagaagaacgCAAGCAGGCCGAGGCGAAGCAGAGAGCAGAGGAGAAGCGGAAGCGAAGAGAGGCTCAAAAGAaggctgaagaggaggaacgGCTACGCAAGGAGGCTGAGCGACAACGCAAGATTCACGAGCGGGAAGAAAATGAACGCAAAGCTCGTGAAGCTAAGGAACGCGAGAAAAAGGCGCGCGAAGAGGCTCGGCTCAGGGAAAAGGAGCAGAAAGAGCGAGAAGCTCGTGAAAGACGAGAACAGCAAGAGCGTGATAAGCGTgagaaggaggccaaggccaaagcAGAGCGTGAATCTAGAGAACAGGccaaggagaccaaggagaAGCGCAAAAAGGAAGAGAGGGCAGCTCAAAAAGCTGCAGCTATTGCggcgactgctgctgctgcaacgACCCCTTCTGTTACGCTTCCCAAACGTCCAGCCCAGCAGTCTGCGACAGCTATTCCAGCTCTGGCACAGTCGTCAGCCTCGTTTGCGTCTCCACTAATCACGGTAGCTACACCAGCCTTGCCGATGGCCCCTACACCAGTTCGTCCTCGTCAGCCCTCTCAGCAGGAAAGCTCAGGCATCCAGACATCAGGTGTTGGTTTTCCACCCGGGGTCGCTCCGAGCCATAGTCAATCACCTCATCCCCTGACGCCGATACAGGCTAGTCCAGGCCCCATTGGCCCACCAAGTAAGTCGGGACTCACAGGTCCAAACCTATTCGGCGGGCAAGCATCACAACACGCTGCGTCACCTTTGAGCGCGCAGCCCAGCAAGCCAGTACCGATGCATCCGAGTCCGTTTGGTATGCCcatgggcggcggcggcagtaTGCCGTTTCCTCCTGGCTTGGGCCAGATGCCGCCACCTGGATTTGGTAGTCCAATGCATCGTGATCCACCATTTTCACCCATGAATGCCTTTAGACCTCCTCCTGGGATTGTATCAATGCCTCCTGGACTAAGCGGTCCTGGTCCTAACCGAGGATTTCCACTACACCAGCATCACCCGCCTGGCTTTCCCGGACCGTTGGACTCGCCTGTCTCTCCAATGGCTCATCTGATGGGGCCGGCAGGTATGCAAAGCAATGGCGGTACCACGCATTCCCGCCAAGGTTCTGGCAGTCATGAGAGTGGCGGACCGCAACCCATCTCAAAGCCGACACCAATAGGACGCCCAGCCAGTGTTGTCCATGGCCAACGACCGTCAAGCTCTTCCCCTTCTAGGGACTTTTCGAGGAATGATCCGGACACGCACTTGGGAAGCAGTGCCCTACTAGATGACGGAGATGACCCGATCGACTTTGCTGGTCGTCCGGTGAGATTCCCAACCGCATCATCATTGCCACGACCTGGAGGATTTGGTGCTTTTGGAATGGACCCCATGTTCCCCAGTCATCCAAACCCTTGGGGACCGCAACCATTCGGCATGCCACCTCAGTCGCATCCTTTTCCCCCAGGACCTCCTCCTGGCTTTGGCGTGCCTAGCCCAGTAGGTTCCTCATGGGGTCCCCCTCCAGGAGCCAGCTTTGGCATACCAGGTGTTCTCGAGCGGCCTACTGAGCCACGCCACCTAACTCTCCGCAAGATGATGCGCAAGGCATGCGAGGACCTAGGTGAGCACGACACTCAAGCGGCCGAGGGGCGAACGGGATTCATCCCACTGGCGGACATCAAAGCCCAGGTTGACCGACTGCACATCAACGGACCCCCGGTAAATTTCGACGAACTGCTCATGATCTGCGAGACTGAAGGCAACGAGGTGAATGGAGGTGGCATCTTTGAGCTTCGCGAAGAGAATGGGAACAAGTCGATCCAGTACTTCCTGAATAATGATCGGGCAAGACCGCAGGGGGTTCTCAGGACGGTTGGGTATCATCCGGGCAGTCCAACCAGTGGCGGTGGGCTTGGGTAA
- a CDS encoding hypothetical protein (EggNog:ENOG503P8UN): protein MKMRLLALLASASLTTALVPPAIHNPEPMAGINLPREALPLITSAPNPLSPLSPRQDRPESPSPCFTEVVTTTTSCVAIGECTSGPHTSLVCHADYICRSDSQGNPSCMYRESSLGVAGTIIAICFAAALVISVFSICFLCCRERREQTRLEKAAEAQKLLKESKVASKRPNGRNVTGGVTGVGTEGSGYGSGNNGGDVGQQTGYAGAQGGQGNPFADSGEGALR, encoded by the coding sequence ATGAAAATgcgcctcctcgccctcctggCCTCAGCAAGCCTAACAACCGCCCTCGTTCCCCCCGCCATCCATAACCCCGAACCCATGGCTGGtatcaacctcccccgcgaagccctccccctcataACCTCcgccccaaaccccctttcccccctctcacccCGTCAAGACCGCCCCgagtccccctccccctgctTCACAGAAGTAgtcacaaccacaacctcgTGCGTCGCGATCGGCGAGTGCACCTCGGGCCCACACACCAGTCTGGTCTGCCATGCAGACTACATCTGCCGGTCCGACTCCCAAGGCAACCCCTCCTGCATGTACCGGGAGTCCTCCCTCGGCGTAGCAGGCACAATCATCGCCATTTGCTTCGCCGCCGCGCTCGTGATCTCCGTCTTCAGCATCTGTTTCCTCTGCTgcagggagaggagggagcagaCTCGTCTCGAaaaggcggccgaggcgCAGAAGTTGTTGAAGGAGTCAAAAGTTGCGAGTAAGAGGCCGAATGGGAGGAATGTAACCGGGGGAGTGACGGGTGTTGGGACGGAGGGGAGTGGGTATGGGAGTGGGAATAATGGGGGTGATGTGGGACAGCAGACGGGTTATGCTGGCGCACAGGGGGGGCAGGGGAATCCGTTTGCTGAttctggggagggggcctTGAGGTGA